In Acidobacteriota bacterium, the genomic stretch CCGCAGCAGACCGTCCAGCCAGGGAAATCCTGACCTTTGTTGAAGAGAATAAGGACTTGATCGTGTATGGCAAACCAGACAGGCTCATCCGAACCAGAAGGACACGGACCAGTAAACAGTACTTCACGCCGAAAATATGCGTACAAACCGCCTTCCCCAATCCTGACCGCATTGGAAATCCGCGCCTCGTGGGAACTTGGCGCCTGGTTGATGTCGCTCCCGCTTCTGAGGAGCGCGCCCAAAGGTGATGGCCACCCGGTGCTGGTCTTTCCCGGACTCGCCGCCAGTGATTTTTCAACCATCCCGTTACGCCAGTTTTTGAAAGGAATCGGATACACACCCTATCCCTGGAATTTTGGCCGAAACCTTGGCCCTCGCCCCGGAGTCCTGCGCGGCTGTGCCGAACACGTGAAAGAGTTGCGCGAAAAACACGGCCAGAATGTCAGCTTGATCGGTTGGAGCCTGGGTGGCCTCTATGCCCGTGAAGTGGCCAAGATCGCTCCGGAACACGTCAGATATGTTATTACCCTGGGAACACCGTTCACAGGTCACCCAAAGGCCAACCACGCGTGGCGTTTTTTTGAATTCGCCAGTGGATTAAAAGTCGGAGATCCCAAACTTCACGAACCGCTCCGGCACTCGCCTCCCGTTCCCACAACCTCGATTTATAGCCGTTCGGATGGGGTCGTCTCCTGGAAATGTTCCCTCGAAACAGAATCCCCACTCACCGAAAATATCGAAGTCATCGCCAGCCACCTGGGGATGGGGGTGAATCCGGCAACCCTGTTTGCCATTGCCGACCGGCTCTCCCAACCCGAAGGACAATGGAAAAAATTTGAACGGTACGGCATTCGCAAACTTTTCTACCCCGAACCCCGATACTACCGACACTGAGGGCAGCGAAGGAGCGAAATAGCGAGTCGCGAGTCGTCAATCCAGTGAAATTTGTGAACGCGTTCACAACTGGTTAAGAGATAGAAA encodes the following:
- a CDS encoding alpha/beta hydrolase, giving the protein MANQTGSSEPEGHGPVNSTSRRKYAYKPPSPILTALEIRASWELGAWLMSLPLLRSAPKGDGHPVLVFPGLAASDFSTIPLRQFLKGIGYTPYPWNFGRNLGPRPGVLRGCAEHVKELREKHGQNVSLIGWSLGGLYAREVAKIAPEHVRYVITLGTPFTGHPKANHAWRFFEFASGLKVGDPKLHEPLRHSPPVPTTSIYSRSDGVVSWKCSLETESPLTENIEVIASHLGMGVNPATLFAIADRLSQPEGQWKKFERYGIRKLFYPEPRYYRH